In Sorghum bicolor cultivar BTx623 chromosome 10, Sorghum_bicolor_NCBIv3, whole genome shotgun sequence, one genomic interval encodes:
- the LOC8065492 gene encoding thioredoxin-like protein YLS8 → MSYLLPHLHSGWAVDQAILAEEERLVIIRFGHDWDETCMQMDEVLAAVAETIKNFAVIYLVDITEVPDFNTMYELYDPSTVMFFFRNKHIMIDLGTGNNNKINWALKDKQEFIDIVETVYRGARKGRGLVIAPKDYSTKYRY, encoded by the exons atgtcgTACCTGCTGCCGCATCTCCACTCGGGGTGGGCGGTGGACCAGGCCATCCTCGCCGAGGAGGAGCGCCTCGTCATCATCCGCTTCGGCCACGACTGGGACGAGACCTGCATGCAG ATGGATGAAGTGCTGGCAGCAGTAGCTGAGACCATAAAGAACTTTGCAGTCATCTACCTTGTTGACATCACAGAGGTCCCTGATTTCAACACTATGTACGAGCTGTATGACCCTTCTACGGTGATGTTCTTCTTCCGGAACAAGCACATCATGATTGATCTTGGGACAGGAAACAACAACAAGATCAACTGGGCCCTGAAGGACAAGCAAGAGTTCATCGACATCGTGGAGACTGTTTACAGGGGCGCCCGGAAAGGCCGTGGTCTGGTGATTGCTCCAAAGGACTACTCCACAAAGTACCGTTACTAA